CCCGGCCACGCTTCCGGGTTATCAATCAGTTGCCGATGCCAAGGCGCGCGACAAGTTCGAGAAGGCATGGAACGTAAAGATCAGTCCCAAACCGGGGCTCAAATCCATTGAGATGCTGGATGAGTGCAAGCGCGGAAATTTCAAGGGTATCTTTATACTCGGAGAGGACCCGGCACAGACTGACCCCGACCTTCATCATGTACGGAGCGCTTTGGAGTCGGTCGAGTTCCTTGTGGTGCAGGACATCTTCCCCACCGAGACAACAAAATATGCACACGTGGTCCTCCCTGGCGCGAGCTTTGCTGAAAAAAACGGCACGTTCACGAATGGCGAGCGCAGGGTCCAGCGCGTGCGCAAGGCGATAGAGCCTGTCGCGGGCATGGCGGAATGGCAGGTCATCAGCAGACTTTCAACGCTGATGGGATACCCCATGGACTACAATCATCCATCTGAAATCATGGACGAGATCGCCAGCCTGGTGCCGATCTACGGCGGCATCAGCTACGAGCGAATCGAGGACCGGGGAATTCAATGGCCCTGCCCAACAAAGGACCATCCCGGCACGACGACGCTCTATACCGATCTATTCGCAAGGCCCGGTGGTTTGGCGAAGTTCATGGCACTCGACCACAAAGGATCCGGCGAGACGCCTGACCTGGAATACCCGTTCGTATTGATAACCGGAAGGATCCGCGAACATTACAACAACGGATCTATGACCGGAAGGGTCCCCGGGATCATGGAACTGGTTCCCGAGGAGCTGCTGGAGTTGAATGCGCAAGATGCGGAGACGTTGCGGATAAAGGACGGCGAGCGGGTCCGTGTTGCGTCAAGACGGGGCGAGATTACGGTACAAGCCAAAGTAACCGAGCGGTCGCAGGCAGGCAACGTCTTTCTTACGTTCCATTTCAGGAATACGCTTACGAACGTTCTCACGTCGGGATATAGGGACCCCATAACCGGCACGCCTGAATACAAGTCGTGCGCTGTAAAAATAGATAAGATCTAAACTGAGGAGAAACGGGACCAGCCGTGCAAATAACAGATGATGAATACGCTTATTGATTTCGATCAGCTACTACGGAATCCGTCAGCATACACGGCCACCGTGCGCGACCGACGCCGTCCAGTCCGTCACAGGTTGCAGCCTCGGACA
The sequence above is drawn from the Nitrospirota bacterium genome and encodes:
- a CDS encoding molybdopterin dinucleotide binding domain-containing protein; translated protein: MALDHKGSGETPDLEYPFVLITGRIREHYNNGSMTGRVPGIMELVPEELLELNAQDAETLRIKDGERVRVASRRGEITVQAKVTERSQAGNVFLTFHFRNTLTNVLTSGYRDPITGTPEYKSCAVKIDKI